A region from the Gemmatimonadota bacterium genome encodes:
- a CDS encoding TonB-dependent receptor has product MGHATLHVQVERAEGPVDGATVVLRDLLRGGISRGLSGRDGVARFPHVDVGLFRVEVRAIGFEPVLVDSVQAGLGERVVVRLILRPVEATRLPTVSVSSRDAREVSTDGPSLRLSRDMVRDVPVLNRDFTTLLALASQATGRTAQSIGGQHARFNSVVIDGGVANDLFGTGITPGSSVGARSLSLASIDELRISVAPFDVRHGGFTGGLLAGVTRSGTNDRATNVYSLYSRGSLTGRDSTGAREPAFEQQQLGLSSAGPIVRDRVHYFALVEVQQRRRPYDVAPISDPTTGISRTSADRVTALTRSQLGFDPGTADAVTLDQPNVNAFLKFSWQASPRHIVTTTHGVVAARSEALARTTRNLTNSDGFQLSRSGSTLSSRILTTSLKAVSTWSRLTHEGQLSASVVRDANDSQQRTPLFLVQGDVPGNYLAAGSVVSAQDLRTSYRSLEATSNTTVSLDRHLLTAGTQNLFAWTDDNFVRGAWGVWTYPSVEAFSRNTPSQYEVTLPLNGGPRARMSAAWLSVYAQDEWRLTNALMVTVGARYDYTGLNTPARNPALAANAALDRLDTSRFPATSAVFSPRASFVWTPQSARHPVIRGGVGTFVGRLPLVWLGNAFLGTGQQSSTLTCQGPGTVPPVTTDIRNLPSACLAQGTRSVPTVSVFEPEFRAQRATKVALGGDQVLGWGLTASVDLLWTRSSDNLAVTDANLVRQGTTAEGRAMYGSLATNGAPRIARRDPAIGPVYRFYNVSGENATAASATVSRRWGTSGIARVSHTWSRTQDVMSVVGNNGLLMLRNNPVDGSLEQRALRRSGRDVPHVLTALTTLPIGRSTRVTVLYRLQSGLPYAYTVNRDVNADGGTRNDLAYIPRDSTDITLSLPDSTPPGRTRSNLFRELDAFISGERCLAENRGRIAPRNSCRNPASRVLDLRLTRAVAIPRARKLELDVDLFNALNALNRRWGIVRETSAREDLPLLNVTGWDAQRNRPVYAVPTTRGGEALLPARNRAVLDASRWRLQLGARYAF; this is encoded by the coding sequence ATGGGCCACGCGACCCTTCATGTCCAGGTGGAGCGTGCGGAAGGGCCGGTAGACGGAGCGACCGTGGTGCTCCGCGATCTCCTCCGCGGCGGGATAAGCCGTGGCCTCTCCGGGCGAGACGGAGTCGCGCGCTTCCCTCACGTCGATGTCGGCCTGTTCCGTGTGGAAGTACGCGCCATCGGCTTCGAACCCGTCTTGGTCGACTCCGTTCAGGCCGGACTCGGCGAACGGGTGGTCGTTCGCCTGATCCTCCGTCCGGTCGAGGCCACGCGCTTGCCGACGGTGTCCGTCTCGTCCCGGGATGCCCGGGAGGTGAGTACGGACGGCCCAAGCCTGCGGCTGTCGCGGGACATGGTTCGCGACGTGCCGGTACTCAATCGCGACTTCACGACTCTCCTGGCGCTCGCCTCGCAGGCGACGGGACGCACCGCGCAGTCGATCGGGGGACAACATGCCCGATTCAATAGTGTCGTGATCGACGGCGGCGTGGCCAACGACCTTTTTGGGACCGGGATCACTCCGGGATCGAGTGTTGGCGCGCGTTCCCTTTCGCTCGCGTCCATCGACGAGTTGCGCATCAGTGTGGCGCCGTTCGACGTTCGCCATGGGGGCTTTACTGGTGGGCTCCTGGCCGGCGTCACCCGTTCCGGGACCAACGACAGAGCGACCAACGTCTACTCCCTTTACTCGCGCGGCAGCTTGACCGGTCGCGATAGCACGGGAGCGCGAGAGCCGGCCTTCGAACAGCAGCAACTCGGCCTCAGCAGCGCCGGCCCAATCGTCCGCGACCGGGTGCACTACTTCGCGCTCGTGGAAGTGCAGCAACGCCGGCGCCCATACGACGTCGCTCCCATCTCAGATCCGACCACCGGCATCTCGCGGACTTCCGCCGACCGCGTCACGGCGCTCACGCGTTCGCAGCTGGGCTTCGATCCCGGGACGGCCGATGCGGTCACCCTCGATCAACCCAACGTCAACGCCTTTCTCAAGTTCTCCTGGCAAGCGTCACCGCGGCACATCGTGACCACCACGCACGGCGTCGTGGCCGCGCGCTCCGAGGCGCTGGCGCGCACGACACGGAACCTGACCAACAGCGATGGCTTTCAGCTGTCGCGCAGCGGAAGCACCCTGAGCTCCCGCATCTTGACCACCAGTCTCAAGGCCGTCAGCACCTGGTCACGCCTGACGCACGAAGGCCAGCTCAGCGCTTCGGTAGTCCGGGACGCCAACGACTCCCAGCAACGGACACCCTTGTTCCTGGTCCAGGGCGACGTACCCGGGAACTACCTCGCGGCCGGCTCCGTCGTCAGCGCCCAGGACTTGCGCACCAGCTACCGCTCGCTGGAGGCGACGAGCAACACCACGGTATCACTCGATCGGCACCTCCTCACGGCCGGCACCCAGAACCTGTTCGCATGGACGGACGACAACTTCGTCCGCGGCGCATGGGGGGTGTGGACCTATCCCAGCGTGGAGGCCTTCTCGCGAAACACCCCATCCCAATACGAGGTCACACTCCCCCTCAATGGTGGGCCGCGCGCTCGAATGTCGGCGGCTTGGCTCTCGGTGTATGCGCAGGACGAATGGCGCCTCACCAATGCGCTCATGGTCACCGTCGGCGCCCGCTACGACTATACCGGCCTCAACACACCAGCCCGCAATCCTGCATTGGCCGCGAACGCCGCGCTCGATCGCCTGGACACCTCGCGCTTTCCCGCGACGTCTGCGGTGTTCTCGCCGCGGGCCAGCTTCGTGTGGACTCCGCAGTCCGCGCGGCATCCGGTGATCCGGGGTGGGGTCGGCACCTTCGTGGGTCGCCTCCCACTCGTGTGGCTGGGCAATGCGTTCCTGGGAACGGGGCAGCAGTCCTCGACGCTCACCTGCCAGGGCCCCGGCACCGTGCCCCCGGTCACCACGGACATCCGGAACCTCCCGTCCGCCTGCCTCGCGCAGGGAACCCGCAGCGTGCCGACGGTCTCGGTGTTCGAGCCCGAATTTCGTGCACAGCGTGCGACCAAGGTCGCCCTCGGCGGGGACCAGGTGCTCGGCTGGGGGCTCACGGCGAGCGTTGACCTGCTGTGGACGCGTTCATCCGACAACTTGGCCGTGACCGACGCAAACCTCGTGCGGCAAGGAACGACGGCAGAGGGTCGGGCGATGTATGGCAGCCTGGCAACGAACGGTGCGCCGCGGATCGCCCGCCGCGATCCCGCGATCGGCCCCGTCTACCGGTTCTACAACGTCTCCGGTGAAAACGCGACCGCTGCGTCCGCGACAGTGAGCCGCCGATGGGGCACGTCCGGCATCGCCCGCGTCAGCCATACCTGGTCACGTACACAGGACGTCATGAGCGTCGTGGGGAACAATGGCCTGCTGATGCTCCGCAACAACCCGGTGGACGGAAGCCTTGAGCAACGTGCGTTGCGTCGTTCGGGAAGGGACGTCCCACATGTCCTGACGGCCCTCACCACACTGCCCATCGGACGGTCCACGCGCGTCACCGTGCTCTATCGGCTGCAGTCCGGGCTGCCGTACGCCTACACGGTGAACCGGGACGTGAACGCCGACGGGGGGACGCGCAACGACCTCGCGTACATCCCCCGCGATTCCACCGACATCACCCTCTCGCTCCCGGACTCGACCCCACCGGGCCGGACACGGAGCAACCTGTTCCGGGAGCTTGATGCATTTATCAGCGGGGAACGCTGCCTGGCGGAGAACCGCGGCCGGATCGCCCCTCGCAACAGCTGCCGCAACCCCGCCTCGCGGGTACTCGACCTGCGGCTCACGCGCGCCGTCGCGATACCGCGCGCCAGGAAGCTGGAGCTGGACGTTGACCTGTTCAACGCCCTGAATGCCCTGAACCGCCGATGGGGCATCGTTCGCGAGACGTCGGCGCGGGAGGACCTTCCGCTGCTTAACGTTACCGGGTGGGACGCCCAGCGCAACCGCCCGGTTTACGCCGTCCCCACGACTCGCGGCGGTGAGGCCCTCCTGCCCGCGCGGAACCGCGCCGTGCTCGACGCCTCACGATGGCGATTGCAGCTGGGCGCACGGTATGCCTTCTAG
- a CDS encoding vanadium-dependent haloperoxidase, producing MSRARRIVPLTTWVLVTLSASCSSDGRAPTTAPSGAHVAPAVYLTAQEPLAAVLAANAQAIAAAPSLVPPGAPLAPFVEARLYAIANVAIHDALNAIRPRYARYADVGPVNSAGNPVAAVLTAAHDAIVGAAPSAQGSTDAWYATQMAQLAPGPDVIAGVTIGQRAAAAILARRANDGTAGGGVAPYHPGQAVGDYQFTFPFNTPAFDFFGTGGFADGSVWGTTVTPFLVPSTSHFRSRAPYGAATNSAAVLTPWYTRDFNEVKALGCVACAARTAEQSEIALFWVENSPAAWNRIARTLVIQHGLNGWAAARLFALLQMGEFDVYATTLESKYYHNFWRPVTAVELADSDGNPNTSTQPGWQVLAFPTPPVPDWPSAHASAGGAAASIIRDALGRDTGLFSTTSASLPVVTRSFRSLAQAASENAASRVYVGYHFRAAAEEGLTQGHAVGRFVAGALPPR from the coding sequence ATGTCACGCGCACGACGAATCGTACCACTCACCACGTGGGTCCTTGTCACGCTGAGCGCCAGCTGCTCGTCGGACGGCCGCGCCCCAACAACCGCGCCCTCAGGCGCCCACGTCGCGCCAGCGGTCTACCTGACGGCGCAGGAGCCGCTCGCCGCCGTGCTGGCAGCCAACGCCCAGGCTATCGCGGCCGCCCCATCCCTTGTACCACCCGGGGCGCCGCTCGCCCCATTTGTCGAGGCGCGACTCTATGCGATCGCGAATGTCGCCATCCATGATGCCCTGAACGCGATTCGCCCGCGGTACGCGCGGTACGCTGACGTCGGACCGGTGAACTCAGCTGGGAACCCCGTGGCCGCGGTGCTCACTGCTGCTCACGATGCCATCGTCGGAGCCGCGCCGAGCGCGCAGGGCTCAACTGACGCGTGGTACGCCACCCAGATGGCCCAGCTGGCTCCGGGTCCGGATGTCATCGCCGGCGTCACCATCGGGCAGCGTGCCGCCGCCGCCATCCTCGCCCGGCGGGCAAACGACGGCACCGCCGGCGGGGGCGTCGCCCCGTACCACCCCGGCCAGGCTGTGGGGGACTACCAGTTCACCTTTCCCTTCAATACGCCAGCGTTCGACTTTTTTGGGACTGGCGGCTTTGCCGACGGATCGGTCTGGGGAACGACCGTGACCCCATTCCTGGTCCCGTCGACGTCGCATTTCCGGAGTCGCGCACCTTACGGCGCCGCGACCAACTCGGCCGCAGTCCTGACGCCGTGGTACACGCGCGACTTCAACGAGGTGAAGGCGCTGGGGTGCGTGGCCTGCGCTGCGCGAACCGCTGAACAGTCCGAGATCGCGCTGTTCTGGGTCGAGAATTCGCCGGCCGCGTGGAACCGTATCGCGCGCACCCTGGTGATCCAACACGGACTCAATGGCTGGGCGGCCGCACGACTGTTCGCACTGCTGCAGATGGGCGAGTTCGACGTGTACGCAACCACCCTGGAATCCAAGTACTACCACAACTTCTGGCGTCCGGTCACCGCCGTTGAGCTGGCCGACAGCGACGGTAACCCGAACACTTCGACACAGCCGGGATGGCAGGTGCTCGCGTTCCCGACGCCTCCCGTTCCGGACTGGCCGAGTGCCCACGCGAGTGCAGGCGGCGCCGCAGCCTCGATCATCCGCGACGCGCTGGGACGTGACACCGGGCTGTTCAGCACGACCAGTGCATCCCTGCCGGTCGTCACGCGGTCTTTCCGTTCCCTCGCGCAGGCAGCCAGCGAAAACGCGGCGTCGCGGGTCTACGTGGGTTATCACTTCCGCGCCGCAGCGGAGGAAGGGCTCACCCAGGGCCACGCCGTCGGACGGTTCGTCGCCGGGGCGCTGCCGCCTCGCTGA
- a CDS encoding homogentisate 1,2-dioxygenase, with translation MPIYHQLGTFPQKRHVVYRRPDGGLYAEELMGHEGFIGTSSLLYHTHPPTTILRARKVANVKWEADEDTSLRHRHFLTSRVRRGGSATMSRIPLLFNADIAMSYVEPDVIDAHFYRNSQADEVVYVVEGTGVLESVFGDLPYKPGDYIVIHRNILHRWRLDPAAPSKLLVMESAGHIRWPRRYRNEYGQLLEGAPFSERDIRRPQVLEPRDERGEFSLYVKQYDAINELVLDHHPFDVVGWDGYFYPWAFNIHDFEPIVGRIHQPPPVHQTFQGDGFVICSFCPRPYDFDPNAIPAPYNHSNVDSDEVLFYASSEFMSRKGIEYGSITHHPDGLPHGPHPGRTEASIGAKYTNELAVMMDSFRALKVAKDAIAIEDPKYHLSWIDQQHAAFSPPTS, from the coding sequence ATGCCGATCTACCACCAGCTGGGCACGTTCCCGCAGAAGCGTCACGTGGTCTACCGCCGCCCTGATGGCGGGCTGTACGCCGAGGAATTGATGGGGCACGAGGGGTTCATCGGGACTTCGTCGCTCCTGTACCACACGCATCCGCCGACGACGATTCTGCGGGCACGGAAGGTGGCGAACGTGAAGTGGGAGGCCGACGAGGACACGTCGCTGCGTCACCGGCACTTCCTCACCTCGCGCGTGCGCCGGGGTGGGAGTGCCACCATGAGCCGCATTCCCCTCCTGTTCAACGCCGACATCGCCATGTCGTACGTCGAGCCGGACGTGATCGACGCGCACTTCTACCGCAACTCGCAGGCGGACGAAGTGGTGTACGTGGTCGAGGGCACGGGAGTGCTTGAGTCGGTCTTCGGTGATCTCCCCTACAAGCCGGGAGACTACATCGTTATCCATCGCAACATCCTGCACCGCTGGCGCCTCGATCCGGCGGCGCCGAGCAAGTTGCTGGTGATGGAAAGCGCCGGGCACATCCGCTGGCCGCGGCGCTACCGCAACGAGTACGGCCAGCTGCTCGAAGGGGCGCCGTTCTCGGAGCGCGACATCCGCCGGCCGCAGGTGCTGGAGCCCAGGGACGAACGTGGCGAGTTCTCGCTCTACGTCAAGCAGTACGACGCGATCAACGAACTCGTGCTGGACCACCACCCGTTCGACGTTGTCGGCTGGGACGGGTATTTCTACCCCTGGGCCTTCAACATCCACGACTTCGAGCCGATCGTGGGGCGCATCCACCAGCCCCCGCCAGTGCACCAGACCTTCCAGGGTGATGGGTTCGTCATCTGTTCGTTCTGCCCGCGGCCGTACGACTTCGACCCGAACGCGATCCCGGCGCCGTACAACCACTCCAACGTCGACTCGGACGAGGTGTTGTTCTACGCGTCGAGTGAGTTCATGAGCCGCAAGGGGATCGAGTACGGTTCGATCACGCACCATCCCGACGGGCTGCCGCACGGGCCGCACCCGGGCCGGACGGAGGCGAGCATCGGCGCCAAGTACACGAACGAGTTGGCGGTGATGATGGATTCGTTCCGTGCACTCAAGGTGGCGAAGGACGCCATCGCGATCGAGGACCCGAAGTACCACTTGAGCTGGATCGACCAGCAGCACGCGGCGTTCAGCCCGCCAACCAGCTGA
- the hppD gene encoding 4-hydroxyphenylpyruvate dioxygenase encodes MTSILAAPETAHDTFPINGTDYIEFWVGNAKQSAHYYRTAFGYELVGYRGPETGVRDRASYLLVQDKIRLVLTTPMGPEGVISDHIRLHGDGVRDLAFWVDDARDAYAKAIERGAVSAGEPQVMTDEHGEVVIAAIRTYGDTIHSIVERRNYRGLFLPGFVPVTSEYKPSPVGLKYVDHCVGNVELGKMNHWVSFYADVLGFFNLLTFDDKDISTEYSALMSKVMSNGNGRIKFPINEPASGKKKSQIEEYLDFYRGPGVQHIAVATDDIISTVRALKARGVEFLRTPGTYYDEVFDRVGKIDEDTTALRELGILIDRDDEGYLLQIFTKPVEDRPTLFYEIIQRKGAKGFGKGNFRALFESIEREQAARGNL; translated from the coding sequence ATGACCAGCATCCTTGCCGCGCCCGAGACGGCGCATGACACCTTCCCGATCAACGGGACCGACTACATCGAGTTCTGGGTGGGGAATGCGAAGCAGTCTGCCCATTACTACCGGACCGCGTTCGGCTACGAACTCGTCGGCTATCGCGGGCCGGAGACCGGCGTGCGCGATCGGGCAAGCTACCTGCTGGTGCAGGACAAGATTCGCCTGGTGCTGACGACACCGATGGGGCCCGAAGGGGTGATCTCCGACCACATCCGGCTGCACGGCGATGGGGTGCGTGACCTCGCGTTCTGGGTGGACGACGCGCGGGACGCGTATGCGAAGGCGATCGAACGTGGGGCGGTGAGCGCCGGGGAGCCGCAGGTGATGACGGATGAACACGGGGAGGTCGTCATCGCGGCGATTCGCACCTATGGCGATACGATTCACTCCATCGTGGAACGCCGGAACTACCGGGGGCTCTTCCTTCCCGGGTTTGTGCCGGTGACGTCCGAATACAAGCCGTCGCCCGTCGGGCTCAAGTACGTCGACCATTGCGTGGGCAATGTCGAGCTGGGCAAGATGAACCACTGGGTGAGCTTCTATGCCGATGTGCTGGGCTTCTTCAACCTGCTGACCTTTGACGACAAGGACATCTCCACCGAGTATTCGGCCCTGATGTCCAAGGTGATGTCCAACGGGAACGGGCGGATCAAGTTCCCGATCAACGAGCCGGCGTCGGGCAAGAAGAAGTCGCAGATCGAGGAGTATCTCGACTTCTATCGCGGCCCCGGGGTGCAGCACATCGCGGTCGCCACCGACGACATCATCTCCACCGTTCGGGCGTTGAAGGCGCGTGGGGTGGAGTTCCTGCGCACCCCGGGGACGTACTACGACGAGGTGTTCGACCGCGTCGGGAAGATCGATGAGGATACGACGGCATTGCGCGAACTGGGGATCCTGATCGATCGCGACGACGAGGGGTACCTGCTGCAGATCTTTACCAAGCCGGTCGAAGATCGCCCGACCCTCTTTTACGAGATCATCCAGCGCAAGGGCGCGAAGGGGTTCGGCAAGGGGAATTTCCGGGCCCTGTTCGAGTCGATCGAGCGGGAGCAGGCCGCGCGCGGGAATCTCTAG
- a CDS encoding LysR family transcriptional regulator: MKGFELRHLRYFVAVAEELHFGRAAERLGIAQPPLSQQVQALEAILGVLLLERSRRHVALTPAGAAFLSSARRILSDAQHAVVEAQRAARGESGSITVAFAASVMFLALPRIIRKFRDLFPAVDLELRELATGPQLAALRTADLDVGFLRHPPPDPLLVTETVMTEPLLIAVSRRDPLATRRRLSLAELAHRDFVLFPADLAPGLHAQVLAICAGAGFAPRVRQVSRELYTTVSLVEAGIGVTIIPASVRKMGWRGVKYFPIRDPAATSHIDAAWRRDNANPVVSAFLDLVRQAARTTRGESSGLAVP, from the coding sequence ATGAAAGGATTCGAGCTCCGACACCTCCGGTACTTCGTCGCGGTCGCCGAGGAACTCCACTTCGGCCGCGCGGCCGAACGACTGGGTATAGCCCAGCCGCCCTTGAGCCAGCAGGTCCAGGCCCTCGAGGCCATCCTCGGCGTCCTGCTCCTCGAGCGCTCACGCCGCCACGTCGCACTCACTCCCGCCGGAGCCGCCTTCCTCTCCAGCGCGCGGCGCATCCTCAGCGACGCCCAGCACGCCGTCGTGGAGGCCCAGCGCGCGGCGCGTGGCGAGTCCGGCTCCATCACCGTGGCCTTCGCCGCATCCGTCATGTTCCTCGCCCTCCCACGGATCATCCGGAAGTTCCGAGACCTCTTCCCGGCCGTTGACCTGGAGCTCCGCGAACTCGCCACTGGCCCTCAGCTCGCTGCCCTCCGCACGGCCGACCTCGACGTCGGATTCCTGCGGCACCCGCCCCCTGATCCGCTCCTGGTCACGGAAACCGTGATGACCGAGCCACTCCTTATTGCAGTCAGTCGGCGTGACCCCCTCGCGACGCGACGGCGCCTATCGCTCGCCGAGCTGGCCCACCGGGACTTCGTGCTCTTTCCCGCGGACCTCGCCCCGGGGCTCCACGCCCAGGTGCTGGCCATCTGCGCTGGGGCCGGGTTCGCCCCCCGCGTGCGTCAGGTGAGTCGCGAGCTGTACACCACGGTCAGCCTGGTCGAGGCCGGCATCGGGGTGACGATCATCCCAGCGTCCGTCCGCAAGATGGGATGGCGCGGCGTGAAGTACTTCCCGATCCGCGATCCCGCCGCCACCTCGCACATCGACGCCGCCTGGCGCCGTGACAACGCCAACCCGGTGGTCTCCGCCTTTCTCGACCTGGTCCGCCAGGCGGCGAGAACGACGCGTGGCGAATCATCCGGGCTGGCCGTCCCGTAG